In one Gossypium hirsutum isolate 1008001.06 chromosome D09, Gossypium_hirsutum_v2.1, whole genome shotgun sequence genomic region, the following are encoded:
- the LOC107947768 gene encoding uncharacterized protein, whose product MVASEYEKCVHFEDGFRDSLRVLIAQQKEHEFVVLMDKAKIAEERPKKWARPNGPIRMGVPVALTRMQPCSDCGKRHPGKCWRRLGAFLQCGSLEHWIRECPHHTDQMQASGPSSVQPQRAVQQPPKGHGPVRGGNDIGSTHSYVASTISKNLGISVEFTSSEITVLSLLGQSVRVNRLYRNVPLEIQGTKFLTNLIELPFGEFDLILSMDWLFEHRVSLDCVTKRVVLRILDDEKIVVTCERRDYLSNVIFTLVTEKLVRKGCEAFLAYVSVSVSGDFSIRDIRTVRDFLDVFPEELPGLPPNQEVEFGIELLPSTTLVSIAPYHMAPNELTKLKAQL is encoded by the exons ATGGTGGCGTCTGAGTATGAGAAATGTGTCCATTTTGAGGATGGTTTCAGGGACAGTTTAAGGGTTCTGATTGCTCAACAAAAGGAGCATGAGTTTGTTGTTCTGATGGATAAGGCGAAGATTGCTGAAGAG aggcctaagaaatggGCCAGACCTAATGGGCCTATTAGAATGGGAGTTCCTGTCGCTCTGACTAGAATGCAGCCTTGTAGTGACTGTGGTAAGCGCCATCCGGGCAAGTGTTGGAGGAGATTAGGGGCCTTTCTGCAGTGTGGGTCTTTGGAGCATTGGATTAGAGAGTGTCCACATCATacagatcagatgcaagcttcaggACCGAGTTCTGTACAGCCTCAGAGGGCAGTCCAGCAGCCACCTAAGGGCCATGGACCGgttaggggtggtaatg acataggttctactcattcctatgtagctagtaCTATTTCCAAAAACTTGGGGATTTCTGTTGAGTTTACTTCTAGTGAGATTACTGTACTGAGTCTGTTGGGGCAGTCTGTTCGAGTAAATAGACTTTATAGGAATGTTCCGTTGGAAATACAAGGTACTAAATTTCTAACAAATCTGATAGAGCTACCGTTTGGGGAGTTTGACTTAATTCTGAGTATGGATTGGTTATTTGAACACCGAGTTAGTCTGGATTGTGTGACTAAGAGGGTTGTTCTGAGGATCTTGGATGACGAGAAAATAGTAGTGACTTGTGAGCGTCGAGATTATCTGTCGAATGTGATCTTCACTCTAGTGACTGAGAAATTGGTTCGGAAAGGGTGTGAGGCATTTTTGGCCTACGTCAGTGTTTCAGTTTCTGGGGACTTTTCCATCAGGGATATCAGAACAGTGAGGGATTTTTTggatgtctttcctgaggagttaccgggtttacctccgAATCAGGAAGTTGAGTTCGGCATTGAGCTTCTACCGAGTACAACTCTAGTGTCCATCGCTCCATATCATATGGCACCGAATGAGCTTAcaaagcttaaggctcaactttaA